A single Candidatus Pacearchaeota archaeon DNA region contains:
- a CDS encoding DHH family phosphoesterase: MLKIKNIDKAADRIREAVLNNEQIVIYGDSDLDGISSMVIVKESIDNLISLLSKEKKESFPTIFAFSPERKSEGYGLNDKALAFIKSKVNKGLIITLDCGITNFKEIEDAKNSGFSVVVVDHHKAIGGIPEAAEIVVDPKQPDDDYPFKEYANVGITFKLSEELLGEKLSPMLRDSFLELTALATISDMMPEVGENEEWIKEGLEKIEYSQRPAIRAIFSILNPMDFGSKRDMVSKINSALNSATIENHIPKPYLFLIESDFDKAKQVAQELFLESHEKQREIAVITNDLIEKISMSNNSSIIFEGSHLWEPEYLGAAASRLCNYFEKPVFLYKKGEELSRGTVRVPKGMDAVQAMESCKELLVTFGGHPPAAGFTVNNSNIFKFEECLKKYFN, encoded by the coding sequence ATGTTGAAGATTAAAAATATTGATAAGGCGGCTGACAGAATAAGAGAAGCAGTTTTAAACAATGAACAAATAGTTATATATGGAGATTCTGATTTAGATGGGATATCTTCAATGGTGATAGTTAAAGAGTCAATAGATAATTTGATTTCTCTGCTTTCCAAAGAGAAGAAAGAATCTTTTCCCACTATTTTTGCTTTTTCTCCAGAAAGAAAAAGCGAAGGGTATGGATTGAATGATAAAGCTTTAGCTTTTATTAAATCAAAAGTTAATAAGGGTTTAATTATCACTCTTGATTGTGGAATAACTAATTTTAAAGAAATCGAAGACGCTAAAAATAGCGGATTTTCTGTTGTTGTAGTAGATCATCATAAGGCGATTGGAGGTATACCCGAAGCAGCAGAGATTGTTGTTGATCCGAAGCAACCAGACGATGACTACCCCTTCAAAGAATATGCTAACGTTGGTATTACTTTTAAATTATCAGAAGAATTATTGGGAGAAAAATTATCACCCATGTTAAGAGATAGTTTTTTAGAATTAACAGCTTTAGCAACCATCTCTGATATGATGCCTGAGGTGGGAGAAAATGAAGAATGGATTAAGGAGGGATTGGAAAAAATAGAATATAGTCAAAGACCAGCAATCAGAGCAATATTTTCAATTCTTAATCCAATGGATTTTGGATCAAAAAGAGATATGGTTTCAAAGATTAATAGCGCCTTAAACTCTGCAACGATTGAAAACCACATTCCTAAACCTTATTTATTTTTAATTGAGTCTGATTTTGATAAAGCTAAACAAGTTGCCCAAGAATTATTTTTAGAAAGTCACGAAAAGCAAAGAGAGATAGCAGTAATAACTAACGATTTAATAGAAAAGATTTCAATGAGCAATAACTCCAGTATTATTTTTGAGGGTTCTCATTTATGGGAGCCAGAATATTTAGGAGCAGCTGCTTCTCGTTTATGCAACTATTTTGAAAAGCCAGTTTTTCTTTATAAAAAAGGAGAGGAATTAAGTAGAGGAACAGTGAGGGTTCCTAAGGGAATGGATGCAGTTCAAGCTATGGAAAGCTGTAAGGAATTATTAGTGACTTTTGGAGGGCATCCTCCCGCAGCTGGATTTACAGTAAACAATAGCAATATTTTTAAATTTGAAGAATGTTTAAAAAAGTATTTTAATTGA
- the uvrB gene encoding excinuclease ABC subunit UvrB: MDFKLKGEMKPKGDQPQAIEKLVQGLKQGMGKQTLLGVTGSGKTFTIANVIDKVQKPTLVISHNKTLAAQLCNEFREFFPDNAVEYFVSYYDYYQPETYMVHTDTYIEKEAQINEEIDRLRHACTQALMTRKDVIIVCSVSCIYGLGSPDEYKKVMHIFKKGEKISRKEVVRKLIDLQFERTNEDLFLGKFRLRGQVLEIMPVSQKVIYRMSISDKIDSIELIDPIRRNVLEEVDEISLFAAKHYVLNDETKKEALKEIREELEERLKFFEREGKLLEHERLKRRVNYDLEMIENIGYCQGIENYSRHFDGRKLGQPPFTLIDYFKAADPDFLTVIDESHVTVPQIGGMYFGDKSRKKSLIDYGFRLESAYDNRPLQYSEFEALTKRKIYVSATPKEEELSQSEQIVEQIVRPTGLIDPEVIIRPITAKGGDSQIDDLIKRIEDQVSIKERTLVTTLTKRMAEDLTDYLEKKKIKVKYLHSDIKTLERIDTITELRRGSIDVIVGVNLLREGLDIPEVSLVAVLDADKEGFLRNETSLIQTIGRAARNVNGRVVLYADNITKSIEKAVSETARRREIQLEYNKEYGITPKTIEKSIKNILEQFGLTSKQLKSKKRNQKILEMDLEGDARSIKEILKDKKLKMKEAADKLEFELAAILRDEINQLEKEVKKK; this comes from the coding sequence ATGGATTTTAAACTAAAAGGGGAAATGAAACCAAAAGGAGACCAGCCTCAAGCTATTGAAAAGTTAGTTCAAGGCTTAAAACAGGGAATGGGAAAACAAACATTGCTTGGAGTTACTGGGTCTGGTAAGACTTTTACCATAGCGAATGTAATAGATAAGGTGCAGAAGCCGACACTGGTAATTTCGCATAACAAAACTTTGGCTGCTCAATTATGTAATGAGTTTAGGGAATTCTTTCCAGATAATGCGGTTGAATATTTTGTATCTTATTATGACTACTATCAGCCAGAAACATATATGGTTCATACAGATACGTATATAGAAAAAGAAGCCCAGATTAATGAAGAGATAGATAGATTAAGACATGCTTGCACTCAAGCATTAATGACCAGAAAAGACGTTATTATCGTTTGTTCTGTTTCTTGCATCTATGGATTAGGTTCTCCCGATGAATACAAGAAAGTAATGCATATTTTTAAAAAAGGAGAAAAGATTAGTCGCAAAGAAGTGGTCAGGAAATTAATTGATTTGCAGTTTGAAAGAACCAATGAAGATTTATTTTTGGGAAAATTTAGATTAAGAGGTCAGGTTTTAGAAATAATGCCAGTAAGCCAAAAAGTAATATATCGAATGAGTATTTCCGATAAAATCGATTCAATAGAATTAATCGACCCGATTAGAAGGAATGTTTTGGAAGAAGTTGATGAGATTTCTTTATTTGCCGCCAAGCACTATGTCTTAAATGACGAAACAAAAAAAGAAGCTTTAAAAGAAATAAGAGAAGAATTAGAAGAAAGGTTAAAGTTTTTTGAACGTGAAGGAAAATTATTGGAACACGAAAGATTGAAAAGAAGAGTCAATTATGATCTAGAGATGATTGAGAATATCGGTTATTGCCAAGGGATAGAAAACTATTCAAGACATTTTGATGGAAGAAAATTAGGACAGCCTCCCTTTACTCTGATAGATTATTTCAAAGCAGCCGATCCTGATTTTTTAACTGTTATCGATGAATCGCACGTTACTGTTCCTCAAATTGGGGGAATGTATTTTGGTGACAAATCAAGAAAGAAGTCTTTAATTGATTATGGTTTTCGTTTGGAGAGCGCATATGATAACCGACCATTGCAGTATTCTGAATTCGAAGCATTAACTAAAAGAAAGATATATGTTTCAGCGACACCAAAAGAAGAAGAACTGAGTCAAAGCGAACAAATAGTTGAACAGATAGTCAGACCAACTGGATTGATTGACCCAGAGGTTATCATTAGGCCGATTACAGCCAAAGGAGGTGATTCTCAGATAGATGACTTGATTAAAAGAATAGAAGATCAAGTTTCCATAAAAGAAAGAACTTTGGTCACTACTCTAACCAAGAGAATGGCTGAAGATTTAACAGATTATCTAGAAAAGAAAAAAATTAAAGTTAAGTATTTACATAGCGATATTAAAACATTAGAAAGAATTGACACAATTACCGAACTAAGAAGAGGAAGCATTGATGTTATTGTTGGAGTCAACCTATTAAGAGAAGGATTGGATATTCCTGAGGTTTCTTTGGTGGCAGTTCTTGATGCTGACAAAGAAGGATTTTTAAGAAACGAAACTAGTTTAATTCAAACTATTGGACGTGCGGCTAGAAATGTTAATGGTCGTGTTGTTTTGTATGCTGACAATATTACCAAATCAATTGAGAAAGCGGTTAGTGAAACCGCCAGAAGAAGAGAGATTCAATTAGAGTATAATAAGGAATATGGAATTACTCCAAAAACTATCGAAAAGAGCATTAAGAATATTTTAGAACAGTTTGGTCTTACTTCAAAACAATTAAAGTCCAAGAAACGTAATCAAAAAATATTAGAGATGGATTTAGAGGGAGATGCTAGATCAATAAAAGAGATACTGAAAGATAAGAAGCTTAAAATGAAGGAAGCGGCTGATAAATTGGAATTTGAATTGGCAGCCATCTTAAGGGATGAAATTAATCAATTGGAGAAAGAGGTAAAAAAAAAATAA